CCACCACACACCACCACTCCTCAGGAAAACCACCTATTCCATTGGGCCACTCCACCACCACCGCTTTCACCTTAGTTTCTTCGTGTGGTTCGTCGAGGGGACAAGTGCAGAATCTAGGATAGCGAGTGAGCCTCACGCCAAGAGTAAGCTTGTTAACGGCAGGTGAAGAGTGTTACGCATCACCCATGAATGCCGACGACTCCACCAAGGTCATTGGTCGACGCCGTCCCGGAAAGGGCGGGCTGGATTCCGCCAACGGCTTTTTGAAGCTGGTCATCAGCCTGCGCGGCGAGAAACCATTCATTCCGCGCGGCGTATACCGGTTCAGCAGTCACGAAGAAAAGGATGCATGGACTCTGAAGATGCTCACCCGCCCGACTCGCGTCCCCCCACGCTAGAGGACCTGCTCCTCCTTTGCCGCAGCCTGAATGAGACTGGGGCACGATATCTCGTCGTGGGTGGTTTCGCCGTCATGCAACACGGATTTACCCGGGCGACCGAAGATATCGACCTCTTGGTCGAGTCGTCGCCGGAGAACCAGGCCAAGGTCAAAAAGGCTTTGGAAGCATTGCCCGACAAGGCGGTACTCGCGCTGGGTGACGACGATTTGCGCAACTGGGTGGTGGTGCGCGTGGCGGACGAGATCGTAGTCGATCTCATGCTCGCCGCCTGCGGGATCGGCTACGAGGAGGCGAGTAAGGAGATTGAGATCGTCCACCTGCAAGGAGTGCCGATTCCGTTCGCGTCGCCCGCCCTGCTCCTGCGCATGAAACAGACCCATCGCGAAAAGGACCATTTGGACCGGATGTTCCTGGAACGAAAGCTTCGCGGCGAGAATCCCTGAGCGCCGCCGAGAGCCCATCGGACGTCTTCAAGACGCGCTGGACGTATTTGGAGTTGACCGTGAAGCGGTCCGACAAGGTTTATAGTTCCGATTTCCGGCAGACCTCCCCCGCTTTGGCCTTCCCGGCGTAGCTCTGATCCCCCTCCGGGGGTGCCGAAAAGCGGTAGAGGTCTACCGCACTCCAAGACGCTTCGCGACGCGCGGAACGCTTTGGAGTGCGTGCACCCCTGTGCCGCTTTTGTCCCCCCAGAGTAGCTGGGATCCCCCTCCGGGGTAACGAAAAGGGCGTACCCACTGGTTACCGATTCGGCACGCGGATCTCCCGGAGCTGTATGGTTCCCAGCTCGACAACTTGGTCCTCCTGACCCGGCTTGGCCTCGGGGACCTCGAACGTGCGTTCCGAAGCAAACGGGGGCGGTGCCGGTTCGGGCACCAAACTCATCGCTCCTTGCCGAGCATCAATCCGCAGACCGTACCTACCCGGAGCAACGACGTCCGACCGAATCGTTCCGTCACGCGCTACCGGAACCCTGATCACTCGAGCTCGAGCCAGAACTTCACCCACCTCAGTTGATTCGGCGAAGCGCTGCCGAGCCTCGGTCGAAGGCAGAGCCTCCAACCGCTGACGAAGCGCAACCAGATCTTCGGTTTCCAACAATGCCGAGAAAGCCTGGAAAGGAAGGGAGGAACGATCGTTAGGCAAGACGAACTTCGCATGAATTTTTCTCTCGCTGCCTCCGAGATCCAACCGTGTGACTTGCCCACCCTGGGCCACAACTTGAGTCACGTCGCGAAACCAGCCGGTTGTCGCGGAAAGCTTCACGTGGTGGCGGATGGTCACAACACCGGGCGGTACGTAGAGCATCCGATATCGCCCCTCGGCATCCGTCACAAATTCATGAGTTCGTGCATCGAGGACCAGAGGAGCAGAGCGAGCCATGTCAGCTCGAAGCGATGCGTTCCCGTCGGAAAGGGTAGCCCAGAGACTCTCCCTGTTGGGATAGCCACCGATACCCGGTAGTGTCAGGTTCAGGACCTCGTTCGAAGCCGGCCGCGCACTCATCTTGAAAGAGCCATGGATCTCAGCCCATGGCTCGAGTCGGAGAGTCGGGGATTTGAGAAACGCATCGACCGGGACTTGAGCGATCCCCATCTCACTCACAGCAACCACGGCGCGCACACCATCGAAGCGCGGCAGCGTAAACCGGCCATCTTGATCCGTCATGCCCAATTGACCCGTCTCATGAGAATCGTTCATGAATCGCCCCCTTCCAACTACAACCCATGTTCCCGGTAGCGTCACCGCCACCTCCACACGAGGGGCCGGTGCGCCAGAGGGAGAGAGGACGACTCCGGTCAGCTCAGCTCCAGGAACCCGCACTGTAGTTACGGGATTCTTCAAGTACGTTAGCATCGGGTGCGACCCGAGACTAGGCACCTCGAGGTCTTGCGTCAGGCTTTGCCCAGGCTGAACAACCACCTCCATCAGCGGAACGACTGAAAACCCACTGAATGAAGGATCCCCTAGAGGCTCCTGGAGACTAATACCAATCGTAGCCGGTGGCACACTGGAAAACTCGAACCTCCCTTCGGCGTCTGTGGTGACCTCACCGAGGCCGTTGATCGTGATGTCAGTATCGCCCGCCAGGCTGAGCATCAACTTCCTTTTGGCCAAGCCTTGGCCAGCGCGCTTCAAGGTTCCCCGCAAATGCCCGAACGGTTCCAACCGAATCACGGGTTGGGTCTTCAACTGCTCCAAGCTCACCAGCGCCCACCCAGCGCGTGAATTCACCAGAACGTGCGTGAGATCCCAAGGCGGCAGGAAGGCAAACGTCCCATCCTCCTGGGTGGATTGAGCCCAGTGCTTCTTAGGATGACCTTCCGTCCACCCGCTACGATCAGAGGCTAGATCAAAATAGCTCTGCACAAGCAGCACTGGCACCCGAGCCCCCGGCTTTCCGTCAGGCAAAAGCACCTTTCCTCGGGGTCCATCGCCCTTCGTCAACTTGAAGTCGAGTTCCG
The window above is part of the Verrucomicrobiales bacterium genome. Proteins encoded here:
- a CDS encoding nucleotidyl transferase AbiEii/AbiGii toxin family protein, with protein sequence MDSEDAHPPDSRPPTLEDLLLLCRSLNETGARYLVVGGFAVMQHGFTRATEDIDLLVESSPENQAKVKKALEALPDKAVLALGDDDLRNWVVVRVADEIVVDLMLAACGIGYEEASKEIEIVHLQGVPIPFASPALLLRMKQTHREKDHLDRMFLERKLRGENP